A single window of Anaerocolumna chitinilytica DNA harbors:
- a CDS encoding substrate-binding domain-containing protein, with the protein MKQKDRYMDEAKTGRGSASDTLYNKVRNEILKIIIERQIGSNELLPSEGEIAELCNVSKMTSKLALNSLAEEHIIYRIPRRGSFLADVDLNKIRSMVDSNSTSNYSAVKSNYLALVIPKMDSYCGNIVRVILTAAEAYNYHVVVKYSDGISETEEQILSEISKVPEIMGVILFPGDNNTCGIELLSYKVHNYPIVIVDRVYKEVEFDSICHDNYQGAKDAVSYLIRKGHSKIGFISKSISNVTSREERYQGYMAAMMEGNKRIRLESVQTNDNMVLVSELKEYLINNDSLTAVFCSDDYIAVYLYYAAGELGKSVPGDLSIMGFTDNEILNFIPLKMTTVKQPVEELGTQAVEVLMDKIADSSRPPRTIRIKTDIIERDSVKEIKITQ; encoded by the coding sequence ATGAAGCAAAAGGATAGATACATGGATGAGGCGAAAACAGGCAGAGGGAGTGCATCTGATACACTCTACAACAAAGTCCGCAACGAAATACTAAAAATAATTATAGAAAGACAGATTGGTTCAAATGAACTCCTGCCTTCCGAAGGGGAGATAGCTGAGTTATGCAATGTCAGTAAAATGACAAGCAAGTTAGCACTTAATTCATTGGCAGAGGAACATATTATCTACCGGATACCCAGGAGGGGCAGCTTTTTAGCTGATGTAGACCTGAATAAGATACGCAGTATGGTGGATTCAAATAGTACATCTAATTATTCGGCTGTAAAAAGTAACTATCTGGCACTTGTAATTCCTAAGATGGATTCTTATTGCGGGAATATAGTAAGAGTAATCTTAACAGCTGCAGAAGCGTATAATTATCATGTTGTGGTGAAGTACTCCGACGGAATAAGTGAAACGGAAGAACAGATACTTTCGGAAATATCCAAGGTACCGGAGATTATGGGAGTAATCTTATTTCCTGGTGATAATAATACTTGTGGTATAGAGCTTTTAAGCTATAAGGTGCATAACTACCCCATCGTCATAGTTGACCGAGTATATAAGGAAGTTGAATTTGACAGCATATGCCATGACAATTATCAAGGGGCAAAGGATGCAGTAAGTTACCTAATCAGAAAAGGCCATTCCAAAATTGGATTTATATCAAAAAGTATCTCAAATGTAACCAGTCGTGAGGAACGATATCAGGGTTATATGGCTGCTATGATGGAAGGAAATAAGCGGATTCGATTAGAAAGTGTTCAAACAAACGATAATATGGTGTTAGTAAGTGAACTGAAAGAATATTTGATAAACAACGATAGTCTGACGGCTGTATTTTGCTCGGATGATTATATTGCAGTTTATCTTTATTATGCAGCAGGAGAGCTTGGAAAGTCGGTGCCTGGGGATTTGTCTATTATGGGGTTTACCGATAATGAAATATTAAACTTTATCCCTTTAAAAATGACTACCGTAAAGCAGCCAGTGGAAGAATTGGGTACACAGGCGGTAGAAGTTCTTATGGATAAGATTGCCGATAGCAGCAGACCGCCCAGAACGATCCGGATAAAAACAGATATTATAGAGCGTGATAGTGTAAAAGAAATAAAAATAACACAATAA
- a CDS encoding alpha-mannosidase, producing the protein MPYPMKEIRRNFISTLQAIEGAIYKKLQPLNVTMWKTSEPVSFQQRYSGEMKTLSIGDSWGDIWDCAWIHFEGEVPQEAVNKKIVLLIDISGEACLFNEEGCPVQGLTNISSEFDLSLGKPGKRVVEIANSSKGGESIDLWADAGCNDLFGKYQDHGRLMEAHIAECNKVMKELYYDFEVLLDLLENLPENSARFHSIIHSLNLASLFLNEYTDVEAGKAREILAAELEKKGGDASLSISAIGHAHIDLAWLWPIRETKRKAARTFSTALNMMDRYKDYVFGASQPQLYQWVKEDYPALYEKIKDKVSEGRWEVQGAMWVEADTNLSGGEALIRQILYGKRYFKQEFGQDIRVLWLPDVFGYSGALPQLLKKSGVDYFMTIKLSWNTYNKFPHHTFLWSGIDGSEVLAHMPPEGTYNSAASPTSIHKAETEYLDKGVVTDCMMLFGIGDGGGGPGEEHLERLKREENLNGLIPVKQEFGIEFFDRLSGKYENYPKWHGELYLEKHQGTYTSQGKNKRFNRKLEILLRELEFVSAMARLRKDSIYPAEQIEEIWKEMLLYQFHDILPGSSIHRVYDESLRRYEALEIKIKDLLQDACQHLGQTTPFIINTLSWKRREWVQFEGRYIRVEAQPMGFTTLNCDICQKEQEEFLSLTAAKNKLENEFLKVEFKEDGSIQSIYDKEIKREILEPDCPGNVLRVYHDTGDAWDFSIQYRQREAQPCALIKVSTSVNGPKAEVVQVYQFGTSQIEQRIILTEGSRRLDFITKVGWHESNKMLRTSFFLQLKALEASCDIQFGSVKRPTHSNTGVDMARYEVCAHKWVDLSEADYGVALLNDCKYGYCLKENILDLNLLRSPGYPDEIADQGLHEFTYSLYPHTGNETTGMVAQAAYELNMPLSVHFEKNTCKTESEDFSFIQIDNNNIIVETVKKAEDSSHIILRVYECHGTTTVTGIRFGLPPKGVVLTDLMEQEIMPLEVYGCEVNIKFKPFEIHTLKIEY; encoded by the coding sequence ATGCCATATCCTATGAAGGAGATAAGACGCAACTTTATAAGCACTTTGCAAGCTATTGAAGGAGCTATTTACAAAAAACTGCAACCTTTAAATGTTACAATGTGGAAAACCTCAGAACCGGTCTCCTTTCAACAACGTTACAGCGGAGAAATGAAAACCCTAAGTATTGGTGACAGCTGGGGAGACATCTGGGATTGCGCCTGGATTCATTTTGAAGGGGAGGTACCGCAGGAAGCTGTTAATAAAAAGATAGTACTTCTTATTGATATCAGCGGGGAAGCTTGCCTGTTTAATGAAGAGGGGTGTCCGGTACAAGGGTTGACCAATATCAGTTCGGAGTTTGATTTAAGTCTTGGAAAGCCGGGAAAAAGAGTAGTAGAGATAGCGAATTCTTCCAAAGGCGGTGAGAGTATTGATCTCTGGGCGGATGCAGGCTGTAATGACCTTTTTGGAAAGTATCAGGACCATGGGCGTCTGATGGAAGCACATATTGCTGAATGCAATAAAGTAATGAAAGAGCTGTATTATGATTTTGAAGTTTTACTGGACTTATTAGAGAATTTACCTGAAAACAGTGCAAGATTTCATAGTATTATACATTCCTTAAATCTTGCTTCCCTGTTTCTTAATGAGTACACGGATGTAGAAGCAGGTAAGGCAAGAGAGATTCTGGCAGCTGAACTGGAGAAAAAAGGCGGGGATGCTTCTCTGTCAATCAGTGCTATCGGCCATGCTCATATTGATCTTGCATGGCTGTGGCCAATCAGGGAAACGAAAAGAAAAGCAGCAAGGACTTTCTCAACTGCTCTGAACATGATGGACAGATACAAAGATTATGTCTTCGGAGCCAGCCAACCTCAGTTATATCAATGGGTGAAAGAGGATTATCCTGCATTGTATGAGAAAATTAAGGATAAAGTAAGTGAAGGACGTTGGGAAGTTCAAGGAGCAATGTGGGTAGAAGCAGATACCAATCTTTCGGGTGGGGAAGCACTGATTAGGCAGATTTTGTACGGAAAGAGATATTTCAAGCAGGAATTTGGTCAGGATATCAGAGTTTTATGGCTTCCGGATGTATTCGGTTATTCCGGTGCACTGCCTCAGCTCCTGAAAAAATCAGGGGTTGATTACTTTATGACGATTAAGCTATCCTGGAACACTTATAATAAGTTTCCACACCATACCTTTTTGTGGTCCGGAATTGACGGAAGCGAGGTACTGGCCCATATGCCTCCGGAAGGAACATATAATTCTGCAGCATCGCCAACCTCCATCCATAAAGCTGAAACGGAGTACCTTGACAAAGGTGTTGTGACAGACTGTATGATGCTCTTTGGTATAGGAGACGGCGGCGGCGGCCCGGGAGAAGAGCATCTTGAGAGGCTTAAAAGAGAAGAAAATCTTAACGGACTGATTCCTGTAAAACAAGAATTTGGTATAGAGTTTTTTGACAGATTGTCGGGTAAATATGAGAATTATCCTAAATGGCATGGAGAACTCTATTTGGAAAAACATCAGGGTACCTATACCTCTCAAGGGAAAAATAAGCGCTTTAACAGGAAACTGGAAATCCTGCTGCGTGAACTGGAATTTGTTTCAGCTATGGCTCGGCTTAGAAAGGACAGTATATACCCAGCAGAGCAGATAGAAGAGATATGGAAGGAAATGCTTTTATACCAGTTTCACGATATTCTGCCAGGTTCGTCCATTCATAGGGTATATGATGAATCTCTACGGCGCTATGAAGCTTTGGAAATTAAAATTAAGGATTTATTACAAGATGCCTGCCAGCATCTTGGACAGACAACTCCCTTTATAATCAATACATTATCATGGAAAAGGAGGGAATGGGTACAATTTGAGGGTCGTTACATAAGAGTTGAAGCGCAGCCTATGGGATTTACAACTCTAAACTGTGATATATGCCAGAAGGAACAGGAAGAATTCTTAAGCCTGACGGCAGCAAAAAATAAATTGGAGAATGAATTCCTCAAGGTAGAGTTTAAAGAGGATGGCTCCATTCAATCTATTTATGATAAGGAAATAAAAAGGGAAATCTTAGAGCCAGATTGTCCCGGAAACGTATTAAGGGTCTATCATGATACAGGTGATGCCTGGGATTTCTCTATCCAATACCGGCAAAGGGAAGCACAGCCTTGTGCTCTGATAAAAGTCAGTACATCAGTGAACGGACCCAAGGCAGAAGTAGTTCAGGTATATCAATTTGGAACTTCACAGATAGAACAGAGAATCATTCTGACAGAAGGCAGCCGCAGGCTGGATTTTATAACAAAAGTGGGCTGGCATGAAAGTAATAAGATGTTAAGAACCTCCTTTTTCCTGCAGTTAAAAGCCCTTGAAGCCAGCTGTGATATTCAATTCGGTTCTGTAAAACGGCCTACTCACAGTAATACCGGAGTTGATATGGCAAGGTATGAGGTTTGTGCTCACAAATGGGTGGACTTATCAGAAGCAGACTATGGTGTAGCTCTTCTAAATGATTGTAAATATGGCTATTGTCTGAAGGAAAACATACTGGATCTGAATCTCCTGCGAAGCCCTGGATATCCAGACGAAATTGCAGATCAAGGACTGCATGAATTTACTTATAGTCTGTATCCTCATACAGGAAATGAGACAACCGGAATGGTAGCACAGGCTGCCTATGAATTAAATATGCCTCTAAGTGTTCATTTTGAGAAGAATACTTGCAAAACTGAGTCTGAGGATTTTAGCTTTATTCAAATAGATAATAACAATATTATTGTAGAAACTGTTAAAAAAGCGGAGGACAGCAGTCATATCATTCTGAGGGTCTATGAATGTCATGGCACTACTACTGTTACCGGAATTCGATTCGGACTGCCTCCTAAAGGGGTGGTGTTAACAGACCTTATGGAACAAGAGATAATGCCTCTTGAAGTGTATGGGTGCGAGGTGAACATTAAGTTTAAACCCTTTGAAATCCATACCTTAAAGATAGAATACTAG
- a CDS encoding GyrI-like domain-containing protein, with protein MADYTIEEKDGFSVVGIGTELKSNYTDFAGLNKEKTDFWQAVSQDGRLEALKAIAINDYIFAVNEAINNKMMHYAGVMTEAKGPEEARIIQFPKGEYLVVKGEGNTSDELANKLSGLAFGQALPDAKSYAYVGGPNTTVEMKRQNGFIYGEMWIPVVRK; from the coding sequence ATGGCAGATTATACAATAGAAGAAAAAGATGGATTTAGCGTTGTAGGAATTGGAACAGAACTGAAAAGTAATTATACGGATTTTGCTGGTTTAAACAAGGAGAAAACTGACTTTTGGCAGGCTGTTAGTCAGGATGGAAGACTTGAGGCTCTAAAGGCAATAGCCATTAATGACTATATTTTTGCTGTAAATGAAGCAATCAATAACAAGATGATGCACTATGCCGGTGTTATGACGGAAGCCAAGGGACCGGAGGAAGCTAGGATTATTCAATTTCCCAAAGGTGAATATCTGGTTGTGAAAGGGGAAGGCAATACCTCTGATGAACTGGCGAATAAGCTTTCAGGTCTGGCATTTGGACAGGCTTTACCGGATGCAAAAAGCTACGCCTATGTTGGCGGCCCAAACACTACAGTAGAGATGAAAAGACAGAACGGTTTCATCTATGGTGAAATGTGGATTCCTGTTGTTCGAAAATAA
- a CDS encoding GxGYxYP domain-containing protein has product MKRIKKVSWILVLSLLISLFMNDVSSLAAVSWPANQFLPSLSAPAATLDVISTETSKTYEGEGTLVAHGTGHNDGDGWLCQTGIDTPNQHMIYGPYDTSIPAGAGTAVFKIKIDNNTADNLPQVRIDVYDATTGTSLAAQDITRQQFTTASKYQEFNLAYINPVAGHSLEFRVYWYGRAYIKVDWVTCSPKRWSEDAVLFTTLKGVVNKTQPRIYTYDTNTVNGEGKYTWLNNLNLNYNQVSDKMTMITKYRNEISGIVVYDDNYLDTINLATTIAGTSNAIVAAPSQVAALTAAPYNLPILADLRGQFNSKLQIYQYLYNNYWPLSTHRVLIGLNPDAHKGTIRDYAVAIGAAVIWLDPNVSAENTLLRSFLSSMPAGSAYMGWWTDEGAGVMLASEYSISTVASDWSTNLSVFAGMSRTVNVKPVPEKPVLQNKIYLTFIMSDGDNLQYMEHKMKQHWDNPDRGSVPIGWTISPAVLDAAPALLNYYYNTATANDCFISGPSGVGYTYPNYWPSQTGLDNFAKMTEDYCKRAGLRVITIWNTITGGINTNVGESFANNSPSLLGLTAMNGPGGQIDIYNSKLPSQRLNATYCYDQASLQMEVNNAIANWNGTSPRFVAIQCEPWDVTPTMIKNVASTLNSNVQVVRTDNYFQLIRESKGLTVNPPVTPLYSDDFSDGNANGWTTYGGTWAVQSGEYSTEAGDGVKAVADGTNFTNFTYEADIKISSGSGNNNAGLLFRASNPSVGADNYRGYYVGLSANGDYIQLGKANNNWTELSKVTMAIDADIAYHVKVVAAGTSIKIYVADMSTPKISVTDSTYSSGAIGVRNYNVHAHFDNILIY; this is encoded by the coding sequence ATGAAACGGATCAAAAAAGTCAGTTGGATTCTTGTACTTAGTTTACTCATTTCTTTATTTATGAATGATGTATCTTCTTTAGCAGCGGTGAGCTGGCCGGCGAACCAGTTCCTGCCCTCACTTTCTGCGCCGGCAGCCACTCTTGATGTGATAAGCACTGAGACCAGTAAGACTTATGAAGGTGAAGGCACATTGGTAGCTCATGGAACAGGACATAATGATGGAGACGGATGGCTGTGCCAGACGGGAATTGATACTCCCAACCAGCATATGATCTATGGACCTTATGATACCAGTATCCCAGCTGGAGCAGGTACTGCTGTTTTTAAGATCAAGATTGACAATAATACAGCAGATAACTTGCCACAGGTTCGTATCGATGTTTATGATGCAACTACAGGTACTTCTCTGGCTGCACAGGATATCACAAGGCAGCAGTTTACCACCGCCAGTAAATACCAGGAATTTAATCTGGCCTATATTAACCCTGTTGCAGGACATTCCCTGGAATTCAGGGTTTACTGGTATGGTCGGGCCTATATAAAGGTTGATTGGGTGACATGCTCACCTAAACGATGGAGCGAAGATGCTGTTCTCTTTACTACTTTAAAAGGAGTTGTAAACAAGACACAGCCACGTATCTATACCTACGATACCAATACGGTTAATGGAGAAGGTAAGTATACCTGGTTAAATAATCTTAATCTTAACTATAATCAGGTGTCCGATAAGATGACAATGATTACAAAATACAGAAATGAGATAAGCGGCATCGTTGTTTATGATGATAATTACCTTGATACTATCAACCTGGCAACAACCATAGCCGGAACATCAAATGCAATAGTGGCAGCTCCTTCACAGGTGGCAGCTCTTACCGCAGCTCCCTATAACCTTCCTATCCTAGCAGATTTGCGAGGACAATTTAACAGTAAACTCCAGATCTATCAGTATCTCTATAATAATTACTGGCCCTTGTCAACACACCGGGTGTTAATTGGATTGAATCCCGATGCCCACAAAGGTACTATACGTGATTATGCGGTAGCTATAGGGGCGGCTGTTATCTGGCTGGATCCCAATGTTTCTGCCGAGAATACACTGTTACGAAGCTTTTTATCATCCATGCCGGCAGGGTCTGCTTATATGGGCTGGTGGACGGATGAGGGAGCCGGAGTTATGTTGGCATCGGAATACAGTATATCTACGGTAGCAAGTGACTGGTCCACAAACCTTTCAGTCTTTGCTGGGATGTCCAGAACTGTCAATGTAAAACCGGTACCTGAGAAACCGGTCCTGCAGAATAAAATTTATTTGACCTTTATCATGAGTGACGGAGATAACCTGCAATATATGGAGCATAAGATGAAGCAGCACTGGGATAATCCTGACCGTGGAAGTGTACCCATTGGTTGGACCATCTCACCTGCAGTACTGGATGCTGCACCTGCCTTACTTAACTATTATTATAATACAGCAACAGCTAATGACTGTTTTATCAGCGGACCTTCAGGAGTGGGGTATACATATCCTAACTACTGGCCGAGTCAGACGGGCTTAGATAACTTTGCGAAGATGACGGAAGATTACTGTAAGCGTGCGGGTCTTCGTGTAATAACTATCTGGAATACAATTACCGGCGGAATTAATACAAATGTAGGTGAGAGTTTTGCAAATAATTCACCTTCATTGCTTGGTCTGACAGCGATGAATGGACCTGGAGGACAGATTGATATCTATAATTCTAAGCTGCCATCTCAAAGATTGAATGCTACATACTGTTACGATCAGGCTTCCCTGCAAATGGAGGTTAATAATGCAATTGCCAACTGGAATGGCACGTCACCGAGATTTGTAGCAATACAATGCGAACCCTGGGATGTTACTCCTACCATGATTAAAAATGTTGCAAGTACATTAAATTCCAATGTTCAGGTAGTAAGAACAGATAATTATTTCCAACTTATAAGAGAATCCAAAGGGCTGACAGTAAATCCCCCGGTAACTCCCTTATATTCGGATGATTTCAGTGATGGTAATGCAAACGGCTGGACTACTTATGGGGGAACCTGGGCAGTTCAGAGCGGTGAATACAGTACGGAAGCAGGTGATGGTGTAAAAGCTGTTGCAGACGGAACAAATTTCACTAATTTTACTTATGAAGCAGATATTAAAATCAGCTCTGGATCGGGTAATAACAATGCAGGCTTATTATTCAGGGCAAGTAATCCCAGTGTGGGTGCGGACAATTACCGTGGATATTATGTGGGCTTAAGTGCCAATGGTGACTATATACAGCTTGGGAAAGCAAATAATAACTGGACAGAGCTTAGCAAGGTTACTATGGCAATAGATGCAGATATTGCTTACCATGTAAAAGTTGTTGCTGCAGGAACATCTATAAAAATATATGTAGCAGATATGAGTACGCCGAAGATTAGTGTTACTGATTCAACCTATAGCTCAGGTGCTATCGGAGTTAGAAACTATAATGTTCATGCGCATTTTGACAACATTCTGATTTATTAA
- a CDS encoding extracellular solute-binding protein — MRKWLVTLLVCIMVFMLTACGAQSKNEPTGTNNSKGTTSEPTKKASTEKIHLIAPKVGLTDEQIQLAKDNAKKENRDLSPADQFYIGVTNKIAQDYPNYEMEYVDWGWAETLDQKQRSLILSGNAPSIVAGETFMPVYASSGMLEPLPQDIVDKVNPSFLINDSQGRPVSVAYKSSVFLLFYNKTLLKNAGLDPENPPKTWDEWKKMSDAVTASGKGEVFGGGVPSFPHAGGALRATPFFRQMGVDFGGGSSINLTDPKLQETLQFIRDMNANFPAGLGNNSDEGPLWSQFQDKDKGTIAFAVNGSWQKGALIDNGYDWGVTALPLPEGGVTGNCMVGAVYVGVPTTAEHKEDCFNLIRVLLDDELQKNWLHEGTPSALNIYIDSSAEYPDDETLKAAADALKSGTVKGLTTFDKNDAQIWEIIDTKVLARTTMTNDSIETICKEAQSEIENLLK; from the coding sequence ATGAGAAAATGGCTTGTTACATTATTAGTGTGTATTATGGTCTTTATGCTGACAGCGTGCGGGGCGCAGTCCAAGAATGAACCGACGGGAACCAACAATTCAAAAGGTACTACCTCAGAACCAACAAAAAAGGCATCTACGGAAAAGATACATCTGATAGCACCAAAGGTTGGGCTCACTGATGAACAAATTCAACTAGCGAAGGACAATGCGAAAAAGGAGAATAGAGACTTATCACCAGCTGATCAGTTTTACATAGGAGTTACAAATAAGATTGCACAAGATTACCCTAATTATGAAATGGAATATGTAGATTGGGGATGGGCTGAGACCCTTGATCAAAAACAGCGTTCTTTGATTTTATCCGGAAACGCTCCAAGTATTGTTGCTGGTGAGACTTTTATGCCGGTATATGCATCCTCCGGAATGCTTGAACCTTTACCTCAGGATATCGTTGATAAGGTGAATCCTTCCTTCCTGATTAATGATTCCCAGGGAAGACCTGTTTCGGTAGCATATAAATCTTCCGTATTTCTTTTATTCTATAATAAGACTCTTTTGAAGAACGCAGGTCTTGATCCGGAGAACCCTCCTAAAACCTGGGATGAATGGAAGAAGATGTCTGATGCTGTTACAGCAAGCGGCAAAGGTGAAGTATTTGGCGGTGGTGTTCCTTCATTTCCTCATGCCGGAGGTGCTCTTCGTGCAACACCTTTCTTCCGTCAGATGGGTGTGGATTTTGGAGGGGGTTCATCCATTAACTTAACGGATCCTAAGCTTCAAGAGACACTGCAGTTTATAAGAGATATGAATGCAAATTTCCCTGCCGGACTTGGAAATAACAGTGATGAAGGTCCTCTTTGGAGCCAATTCCAGGATAAGGACAAAGGAACCATCGCCTTTGCTGTAAATGGTTCCTGGCAGAAGGGTGCATTAATTGATAACGGATACGACTGGGGTGTAACTGCACTTCCGTTACCGGAAGGCGGTGTAACCGGGAACTGTATGGTAGGTGCGGTATATGTTGGTGTCCCCACTACAGCAGAACATAAAGAAGATTGCTTTAATCTTATACGTGTTCTTTTGGATGATGAACTTCAAAAGAACTGGTTGCATGAAGGTACTCCTTCCGCGTTGAATATCTATATCGACAGCAGTGCGGAATATCCTGATGATGAAACCTTAAAAGCAGCAGCCGATGCTTTAAAGAGCGGTACTGTTAAAGGACTTACTACCTTTGATAAGAATGATGCTCAGATTTGGGAGATCATTGATACGAAAGTTCTTGCACGTACTACTATGACGAACGATTCCATTGAAACAATCTGTAAAGAAGCGCAGTCGGAAATAGAAAATTTATTGAAATAA
- a CDS encoding carbohydrate ABC transporter permease, with protein sequence MNKALRNILKIAWIAAMMILVLFMLYPFIYSFLGALNNKTDFANMGTLLPIPKKVEFNNFTYAFSKTGIPPLLNTFYRTVWYTFWNVLVAVLIGYVMARYEFKGKKIFLVFIICSQVVPSVLTMIPSFVMMSKIPFLGGNNWMGMGGHGLINNPLVLYLPFGWGVLLWVFLFMQSMKSLPKDFEEAAEIDGCNFRLTLTRVVLPMQKPILAVIAANTALGTWNDWFTPFMYINRIKDSTLPAYIGMLATSLQEMSGDRDFPKLFGLSCVSIIPPLLIFLFFQKYIIQGIASAGIKG encoded by the coding sequence ATGAATAAAGCATTGCGTAATATATTAAAAATAGCTTGGATAGCAGCTATGATGATTCTAGTTCTATTTATGCTCTATCCCTTTATATACTCTTTTCTTGGGGCTTTAAATAACAAAACTGATTTTGCCAATATGGGAACGTTATTACCTATACCGAAAAAGGTAGAGTTTAATAATTTTACATACGCCTTTAGTAAAACAGGTATTCCACCGCTGTTAAATACTTTCTATCGTACGGTATGGTATACTTTTTGGAATGTTCTTGTAGCTGTATTGATTGGATATGTAATGGCAAGGTATGAATTCAAGGGAAAGAAAATCTTTCTTGTATTTATCATCTGTTCTCAGGTAGTACCCAGTGTACTCACAATGATTCCTTCCTTCGTAATGATGTCTAAGATACCATTCCTGGGAGGGAATAACTGGATGGGTATGGGCGGCCATGGACTTATTAATAATCCTTTAGTACTTTACCTGCCATTTGGATGGGGAGTTCTTTTATGGGTATTCCTCTTTATGCAGTCCATGAAATCACTGCCCAAGGACTTTGAAGAAGCTGCCGAGATAGACGGCTGTAATTTCAGACTTACCCTTACCCGGGTGGTTTTGCCCATGCAAAAGCCAATCCTTGCGGTAATTGCAGCAAATACAGCTCTTGGTACTTGGAACGATTGGTTTACTCCATTTATGTATATCAACCGAATTAAGGATTCCACCTTACCGGCCTATATCGGTATGCTGGCAACTTCCCTTCAGGAAATGAGCGGGGATAGAGACTTCCCAAAACTTTTTGGTTTATCCTGCGTATCCATTATTCCACCGCTTTTGATATTTCTCTTTTTCCAGAAATATATCATTCAGGGTATTGCCTCTGCCGGTATTAAAGGATAA
- a CDS encoding phage tail protein has product MSYIVDFKNVSTVGLESSPVAEALAGLRANEARYYMTKYKHEFTVEPASESQETLNYVNRILKEERGIEFSAKPLETSRFQVENIKMAYVFYEDGLGINVMYTVDDSKKRAVGIKLSDGMEIPKELEGKFKFARQKSKLAGTIRGSFFVIKGEY; this is encoded by the coding sequence ATGTCTTATATCGTTGATTTTAAAAATGTTTCTACCGTTGGGCTGGAATCTTCTCCTGTAGCTGAAGCCCTTGCAGGCTTACGAGCCAATGAAGCTCGTTATTACATGACCAAGTATAAACATGAATTTACGGTGGAACCGGCAAGCGAAAGCCAGGAAACACTAAATTACGTGAACCGGATATTAAAGGAAGAACGTGGAATTGAGTTTTCAGCCAAGCCTCTGGAAACATCACGTTTTCAAGTGGAAAATATAAAAATGGCTTATGTGTTTTATGAGGATGGGCTTGGAATTAATGTTATGTATACGGTTGATGATTCTAAAAAGCGAGCAGTTGGAATTAAACTCTCTGATGGGATGGAGATACCAAAGGAATTAGAGGGAAAATTTAAATTTGCCAGGCAGAAGTCTAAACTGGCAGGAACAATTCGCGGTTCTTTTTTTGTAATTAAAGGGGAATACTAG
- a CDS encoding carbohydrate ABC transporter permease: protein MEAVGRRERILTRKQRQSRRAYAVILPFFIYIAIWSLLPLVIGLLLGFTDFNALNGLPKWVGLKNFTTFFSSKDYLTLLGRQMWMGSLCLVANVVLSFMLALALNIKHPLRGFFRTSVYIPNIAAAAITSGVFIALLNPFNGGINMFFKSLGMDPIIWNYSQFWMVFWIIVFFVWRSAGPAAIIWLGGLQSIDPSLYEAAKVDGAGRFQQILYITIPGLRFIAAYILLTGLIGVMQMFDVVMLISHGNPYGKTDVLMYRIYRDGVVSFNMGMAGAASTVLGLVTIVIAFLVFIVISKGDNNE from the coding sequence ATGGAAGCAGTCGGCAGAAGGGAACGTATCTTAACCAGAAAGCAGCGGCAGAGCCGCAGAGCTTATGCAGTTATCCTGCCGTTTTTTATATACATAGCAATATGGAGCTTATTGCCATTAGTGATAGGACTACTACTTGGATTTACTGATTTTAATGCATTGAATGGCTTGCCGAAATGGGTCGGGCTAAAGAATTTTACGACATTTTTTTCCTCAAAAGACTATCTCACATTACTGGGAAGACAGATGTGGATGGGCAGCCTGTGCCTTGTTGCAAATGTAGTGCTTTCCTTTATGCTGGCTCTGGCATTAAATATTAAGCATCCGTTGCGGGGATTTTTCCGTACTTCCGTATACATACCGAATATAGCAGCGGCAGCAATAACATCAGGTGTATTTATTGCTTTATTGAATCCGTTTAATGGCGGAATAAACATGTTTTTTAAGTCCCTTGGGATGGACCCGATTATCTGGAATTACAGCCAATTCTGGATGGTGTTCTGGATAATTGTTTTCTTTGTATGGCGTTCTGCCGGACCGGCAGCCATAATCTGGCTGGGTGGGCTTCAATCCATCGATCCGTCTCTTTACGAAGCAGCAAAGGTGGATGGTGCCGGCAGATTCCAGCAGATACTCTATATCACAATACCCGGACTTCGTTTTATTGCAGCCTACATTCTGCTTACCGGATTGATTGGTGTTATGCAAATGTTTGATGTTGTCATGCTGATTTCCCATGGAAACCCCTATGGAAAGACGGATGTCTTAATGTACCGAATTTACCGGGACGGTGTAGTTAGTTTTAATATGGGAATGGCCGGTGCTGCTTCGACTGTACTGGGACTTGTTACTATCGTTATAGCATTCCTGGTATTTATAGTCATTTCGAAAGGAGATAATAATGAATAA